The following proteins are encoded in a genomic region of Zea mays cultivar B73 chromosome 9, Zm-B73-REFERENCE-NAM-5.0, whole genome shotgun sequence:
- the LOC100282814 gene encoding protein yippee-like OJ1003C07.11 isoform X2, with protein MGLLFLERLEGEGVFRCRRCRVDAASKDAIISRDFYGRSGRAYLFDHVVNICLGPNEDRYLVTGLHTVNDIYCSCCQQILGWRYEKAYEQSQKYKEGKYILERARMVKDG; from the exons ATGGGGCTGCTCTTCCTTGAGCGGCTCGAGGGGGAGGGCGTGTTCAGGTGCCGGCGCTGCCGCGTGGACGCCGCCTCCAAGGACGCCATCATCTCCAGGGACTTCTACGGCCGCAGCGGCCGCGCCTACCTCTTCGACCACGT TGTGAACATATGCCTAGGCCCTAATGAGGATCGGTATCTTGTAACCGGGCTCCATACTGTGAATGACATCTACTGTAGCTGCTGCCAACAGATTCTTGGCTGGAGATAT GAGAAAGCCTACGAGCAAAGCCAGAAATACAAGGAAGGGAAGTACATCCTCGAGAGAGCTAGAATGGTGAAGGATGGGTGA
- the LOC100282814 gene encoding protein yippee-like OJ1003C07.11 isoform X1, whose protein sequence is MGLLFLERLEGEGVFRCRRCRVDAASKDAIISRDFYGRSGRAYLFDHVVNICLGPNEDRYLVTGLHTVNDIYCSCCQQILGWRYKWQELCLIIKRRVQKTHCTGPRTETRQDRLANTT, encoded by the exons ATGGGGCTGCTCTTCCTTGAGCGGCTCGAGGGGGAGGGCGTGTTCAGGTGCCGGCGCTGCCGCGTGGACGCCGCCTCCAAGGACGCCATCATCTCCAGGGACTTCTACGGCCGCAGCGGCCGCGCCTACCTCTTCGACCACGT TGTGAACATATGCCTAGGCCCTAATGAGGATCGGTATCTTGTAACCGGGCTCCATACTGTGAATGACATCTACTGTAGCTGCTGCCAACAGATTCTTGGCTGGAGATAT AAATGGCAGGAGCTCTGCCTAATCATTAAAAGGAGAGTCCAGAAAACACACTGTACAGGTCCGAGGACCGAGACAAGACAAGACAGACTAGCAAACACGACGTGA